In one window of Rhinoderma darwinii isolate aRhiDar2 chromosome 7, aRhiDar2.hap1, whole genome shotgun sequence DNA:
- the LOC142657187 gene encoding uncharacterized protein LOC142657187 gives MDVLLMELIRRAESEGGENWLRQCLAAAPSREVEGRSELTGLENDIEEAVSPAGSSLEVPSSAAAKRMKSAAESSLRVERSSGRSLQVPELERRRPTVSSKKVAHSAGSAQQVPAQLANPLARSLVRERETTGWSGTPSCSKDGVEDTAEAPASLVLEAAQDFSSELQPRKRSRKTRVAYSPPPPVSRRRRGPRSQLSCQQVSPGSTGTQQEVAEVVHDPGQVEQSGKRLVVWILGHSFIFWAQKRAARRSYTENLSMDPLVFSVFWHEVRGLQWKNVFSLVKSLSSYWPDPNLIVIHAGGNDLGKEKTLDLLWEMRRDIALIKCLFPDATISFSEIIPRLLWSSGNYKFLNRIRKRINRAMSKYMSVLGGLSYRHSDLEDLTDGLFSYDCIHLSDVGIDIFNLGLQNLIEEWLRCFGGAMSW, from the exons atGGATGTCCTGCTGATGGAGCTGATCAGAAGAGCGGAGTCGGAAGGAGGAGAAAACTGGCTGAGGCAATGCCTAGCAGCAGCGCCGTCGAGGGAAGTCGAGGGAAGAAGCGAACTTACTGGGCTGGAAAACGACATAGAGGAAGCAGTGTCTCCTGCTGGGTCGTCGCTCGAGGTGCCGTCATCAGCTGCAGCCAAGAGGATGAAGTCTGCAGCAGAGTCATCACTGAGGGTGGAGCGCAGTTCCGGACGttcgctccaggtgccggagcttGAGAGGAGGCGGCCGACCGTGTCATCAAAGAAGGTGGCGCACAGTGCCGGAAGTGCGCAGCAAGTGCCGGCGCAATTGGCTAACCCGCTGGCCAGAAGTTTAGTCAGAGAACGGGAGACAACAGGTTGGTCGGGTACCCCCTCCTGCTCCAAGGATGGTGTGGAGGACACAGCGGAAGCGCCGGCCTCACTGGTTTTAGAGGCGGCGCAGGACTTTTCTTCAGAGCTGCAACCGAGGAAGAGGAGCCGGAAGACTAGGGTGGCTTATTCCCCACCCCCGCCAGTATCAAGGAGAAGAAGAGGTCCCAGGAGTCAACTTTCCTGTCAGCAAGTTTCCCCAGGATCTACAGGCACGCAGCAGGAGGTAGCAGAAGTGGTGCACGACCCAGGACAGGTGGAACAGAGTG gtaagcgtttggttgtttggatccttggccactcttttatattttgggcacagaagagagccgcgagaaggtcctatacagaaaatttgtctatggatccgctagttttttcagttttttggcaTGAGGTAAGGGGTTTGCAATGGAAGAACGTGTTTTCTTTAGTTAAATCACTGAGTTCTTATTGGCCGGATCCGAATTTAATTGTCATCCATGCTGGAGGCAATGACCTAGGTAAAGAAAAGACTTTGGACTTACTTTGGGAAATGAGAAGGGATATAGCCTTGATAAAATGTCTTTTCCCTGACGCTACTATTTCCTTTTCAGAGATTATTCCAAGACTGCTATGGTCCTCTGGAAATTATAAGTTTTTGAATCGAATCCGTAAAAGGATTAATAGAGCCATGTCTAAATACATGTCGGTCCTCGGTGGTCTTTCTTATAGACACAGTGACCTTGAAGACCTCACAGACGGGCTGTTCAGTTATGATTGTATACATCTTTCTGATGTGGGTATCGACATTTTCAATTTGGGCCTGCAGAATTTAATTGAAGAATGGCTGCGGTGTTTTGGGGGGGCCATGTCTTGGTAA